The proteins below come from a single Prochlorococcus marinus str. MIT 9215 genomic window:
- a CDS encoding glycine zipper 2TM domain-containing protein encodes MKFSYLALLFCFTPIYQVNATTPKSVTCTRTEYREEYIPGTKSNPGYVKSYEVDVVIPCGGQSQAKNIDNNDCSEGSVIGGILGAGLALSSSRGKDRFWAVPAGGTAGALIGCQVDGG; translated from the coding sequence GTGAAATTTTCCTATTTAGCTTTATTATTTTGTTTTACTCCTATTTATCAAGTTAATGCAACAACCCCAAAGTCAGTAACTTGTACAAGAACTGAATATAGAGAGGAGTACATTCCTGGCACAAAATCAAACCCAGGCTACGTCAAAAGTTACGAAGTAGATGTTGTTATACCGTGTGGAGGTCAAAGCCAAGCAAAAAATATAGATAATAATGATTGTAGTGAAGGCTCAGTTATTGGGGGTATTCTTGGTGCAGGATTAGCACTATCCTCTTCTAGAGGGAAAGACAGATTTTGGGCTGTACCTGCTGGGGGTACTGCCGGAGCGCTAATTGGATGTCAGGTGGATGGTGGTTAA
- a CDS encoding DMT family transporter, with product MLKIAELEKRFNSLNKFNLVFASFFFSLMTLCVKNIDKRIPIYELVLFRSLLSLIITLFIIKLKNINPWGKNRPLLFLRGVLGTLALVCIFYAIRNMPLSISTVIQYTYPIFISIFAGIFINEKITRNIIFSLIIGWIGILIILNPTQLSNINVELENNSISIAFLGAICTALAYITVKKLSFTEDVYVIIEYFPLVSFITLFPTVLINWVTPNWNELVWIIGIGLFTQLGQTFLTIGLKNLPASEASTINYLQVLFGSIWGILFFSEIINIKFLLGASLVLLGTIISTTKIVKRA from the coding sequence ATGCTAAAAATCGCAGAATTAGAAAAAAGATTTAATTCATTGAATAAGTTTAATTTGGTATTTGCCTCATTTTTCTTCAGTTTAATGACTTTGTGCGTAAAAAATATTGATAAAAGAATACCTATTTATGAATTAGTTTTATTCAGATCATTATTAAGTTTGATAATTACATTATTCATAATTAAATTAAAAAATATAAATCCTTGGGGTAAAAATAGACCATTACTTTTCTTAAGAGGTGTATTAGGAACTTTAGCTTTAGTTTGCATATTTTATGCGATAAGAAATATGCCCCTTAGTATATCTACTGTCATTCAATACACTTATCCTATCTTTATATCTATATTTGCTGGCATATTTATAAACGAAAAAATAACTCGTAATATAATTTTTTCTTTAATTATTGGCTGGATTGGCATATTAATAATATTAAATCCAACTCAATTATCAAATATAAACGTTGAACTTGAAAATAATTCTATTTCGATAGCGTTTCTTGGAGCAATATGCACTGCATTGGCTTACATTACAGTTAAGAAGCTCTCATTTACTGAAGATGTTTATGTAATTATCGAATATTTCCCACTTGTTTCTTTTATAACTTTATTCCCAACTGTATTAATCAACTGGGTCACCCCAAACTGGAATGAATTAGTTTGGATAATTGGTATTGGCTTATTTACTCAATTAGGTCAGACTTTCTTAACTATAGGTTTAAAAAATTTACCTGCGTCTGAAGCATCAACAATTAACTATTTACAAGTTTTATTCGGGTCAATTTGGGGTATTTTGTTTTTTAGTGAAATAATAAACATAAAGTTTTTATTAGGCGCCTCTCTAGTTTTATTAGGAACTATTATATCTACTACCAAAATAGTCAAAAGGGCATAG
- the dnaG gene encoding DNA primase, producing MVHSIHPRTIQEVKEKADIVDVISEHIVLKKKGKEFVGICPFHDDTKPSMTVSPSKQFYYCFSCGAGGNSIKFLMEFTRANFSDVVLSLAKKNNINVENLQGSQVEAYKKQLSRKEELYKILRITKNWFKSQLNNSMGVEAMKYLISKRNLSKKIIDDFELGYAPNSWNDLFNYLSNVEKFPSNLILASGLAISKDNSEKIYDRFRNRLIVPIHDMQGRVVAFGGRSLDGQEPKYLNSPESEIFEKGKMLFAFEKASSNIRKRDKAIIVEGYFDVIALHSKGISNSVASLGTALNKYQISQLCRCTDNKNIILNFDSDNAGVLATKRVIKEVESLSLHDQINLKILQLNDFKDPDEFLNSHTPEDYFNLIDNSSFWIDWEIDQIFKDKDLTKSENFQSVISSLVKLLSKIPQSSTRTHYLQKVSERLSKGQARLAIQFEQDLRNQVKGFRWHGRSKKFEQPNEISRREKNESEIIFYYLHCPDLRLFIRDEFLKREINVFNTKYIQNLWEAISTVEQNNLGLNYLDELKQSNSQTLQKEFSAIDLISLLTDYLALYNPELSNKINDFFNPNELFLTLLSNPKVNLLGTLSLLEKYNSLKRCRHLIESWGSQRLKTLENCISILIDNPSSGLSETNKEIDDLFKDLNSDAIKFQELYYLERQHMNFLDKQRCGNCIAS from the coding sequence ATGGTTCATTCTATACATCCAAGAACTATACAAGAGGTCAAGGAAAAGGCAGATATTGTTGATGTTATATCAGAACATATTGTTCTTAAAAAGAAAGGCAAGGAATTTGTTGGTATTTGTCCTTTTCATGATGATACTAAGCCATCCATGACAGTATCACCAAGTAAACAATTCTATTATTGTTTTTCTTGCGGTGCTGGCGGTAACTCTATTAAATTTTTAATGGAATTTACTCGTGCAAATTTTTCTGATGTTGTACTTTCTCTTGCTAAGAAAAATAATATTAATGTTGAAAACTTACAGGGCTCTCAAGTAGAAGCTTATAAAAAACAATTATCAAGAAAGGAGGAGCTTTATAAAATATTAAGAATCACTAAAAATTGGTTTAAGTCTCAATTAAATAATTCTATGGGTGTTGAAGCTATGAAATATTTAATATCTAAGAGGAATTTGAGTAAAAAAATTATTGATGATTTTGAATTAGGCTACGCCCCAAATTCATGGAATGATTTGTTTAACTATCTATCCAATGTAGAAAAATTTCCATCCAATCTAATATTGGCTTCAGGACTTGCAATTTCTAAAGATAATTCTGAAAAGATTTATGATCGTTTTAGAAATAGATTAATCGTTCCAATACATGATATGCAGGGACGTGTGGTTGCCTTTGGAGGAAGATCTCTTGATGGACAAGAACCCAAATATCTTAATTCCCCTGAATCAGAGATATTTGAAAAAGGGAAAATGTTGTTTGCATTTGAAAAAGCATCGAGCAACATAAGAAAAAGAGATAAAGCTATTATTGTTGAAGGATATTTTGATGTAATTGCGCTTCATTCAAAAGGTATTTCTAATTCTGTAGCTTCCCTCGGTACAGCATTAAATAAGTATCAAATTTCTCAATTATGTAGATGCACAGATAATAAAAATATAATCTTGAATTTTGATTCTGATAATGCAGGGGTATTAGCTACAAAAAGAGTAATAAAGGAAGTTGAAAGCTTATCTCTCCATGATCAAATAAATCTTAAGATACTTCAACTTAATGATTTTAAAGATCCTGACGAATTTTTGAATAGTCATACTCCGGAAGATTATTTTAATTTAATTGATAATTCATCCTTTTGGATTGATTGGGAGATTGATCAGATCTTTAAAGATAAAGATTTAACAAAGTCTGAAAATTTTCAGAGTGTTATTTCTTCATTGGTTAAATTGTTGAGCAAAATACCTCAATCATCAACAAGAACTCATTACTTACAAAAAGTTTCCGAACGATTGAGTAAGGGACAAGCTAGGTTAGCTATACAGTTTGAACAAGATTTAAGAAATCAAGTTAAAGGATTTCGTTGGCATGGTAGATCAAAAAAATTTGAACAACCAAATGAAATTTCTAGGCGTGAAAAAAATGAATCGGAAATAATCTTTTATTATTTGCATTGTCCTGATCTTCGGCTATTTATTCGCGATGAATTTCTCAAAAGAGAAATTAATGTTTTCAACACCAAATATATTCAAAATTTATGGGAAGCTATTTCAACAGTTGAACAAAATAATTTGGGTTTAAATTATTTAGATGAATTAAAACAATCAAATAGTCAAACTCTTCAAAAAGAGTTTTCTGCGATTGACTTAATTTCTCTTCTTACTGACTATTTAGCTCTTTATAATCCTGAGTTATCAAATAAAATTAATGATTTTTTTAATCCAAACGAGTTGTTTTTAACATTGCTGAGTAATCCTAAAGTTAATTTACTTGGAACTTTATCACTGCTTGAGAAATATAATTCTTTAAAAAGATGTAGACACTTGATCGAATCTTGGGGATCTCAAAGATTAAAAACGTTAGAAAATTGTATATCTATCTTGATTGATAATCCCTCTTCAGGCTTATCAGAAACTAATAAAGAGATAGATGATCTTTTTAAGGATTTAAACTCAGATGCTATTAAATTTCAGGAATTATATTATCTAGAAAGACAACATATGAATTTTTTAGATAAACAACGTTGTGGCAATTGTATAGCTAGTTAA
- a CDS encoding Y-family DNA polymerase — MKISSIDAIALIDANNFYASCEQNINPNLRNKPVVILSNNDGCIIARSAEARALKIKMGTPYFKIKEKLNELDVAVLSSNYSLYGDMSRRLMNLLKNYCEEIEIYSIDEAFVSISRPNDKNLYPWARNIRSLIYQNLGITITVGIGENKVRAKIANKLAKNIDYSAGIFDLARIKNENNYLKRISVDKIWGVGRQTSNWLQSKGIKNARELRDMEENEIIKKLGIIGKRLQLELKGYKCLPIEKNKKSKKEIQVSRSFGTPVTKLEDLTQALATHAIKASEKMRSQNLQSSDIRVFARTSKYSSQNYQRSAHRKLTQATDDTNSILKIVVELSKEIYNPEYKFSKAGVLMQDLTNSEHLQQSVINYKSQKELKKSANLMKTIDLLNKRFNNNAITWAITKTPKCWTMNKNFLSRSSTTDIDQIPTIVK; from the coding sequence ATGAAAATTTCAAGTATTGATGCTATAGCTCTTATAGATGCTAATAATTTTTATGCCTCATGTGAACAAAATATTAATCCTAATTTGAGAAATAAACCAGTAGTAATTTTATCTAATAATGACGGATGTATCATTGCGAGAAGTGCTGAAGCACGAGCTTTAAAAATTAAAATGGGAACTCCTTATTTTAAGATCAAAGAAAAATTGAATGAATTAGACGTAGCAGTCTTAAGCTCAAACTACTCACTTTACGGCGATATGAGCAGAAGACTAATGAATTTACTAAAAAACTACTGCGAAGAAATAGAAATTTATTCTATTGACGAAGCATTTGTCTCAATTTCTAGACCTAATGATAAAAATCTATATCCTTGGGCAAGAAATATAAGATCATTAATATATCAGAATTTAGGGATTACCATAACAGTAGGAATAGGAGAAAATAAAGTAAGAGCAAAAATTGCTAATAAATTAGCTAAAAATATTGATTATTCAGCTGGAATATTTGATTTAGCTAGAATCAAAAATGAGAATAATTATTTAAAAAGAATTAGTGTAGATAAGATATGGGGAGTCGGAAGACAAACCTCTAATTGGTTGCAAAGTAAAGGTATTAAAAATGCGAGAGAATTAAGAGATATGGAAGAAAATGAAATCATTAAGAAACTAGGAATAATAGGAAAAAGATTGCAATTAGAACTGAAAGGTTATAAATGTCTACCTATAGAAAAAAACAAGAAATCAAAAAAAGAAATCCAGGTAAGTAGGAGTTTCGGTACTCCTGTCACAAAATTAGAAGACTTAACTCAAGCACTGGCGACTCACGCAATAAAAGCATCTGAAAAAATGAGAAGTCAGAATTTACAATCATCTGATATTAGAGTATTTGCCAGAACCAGTAAATATTCAAGTCAAAATTATCAAAGAAGTGCTCATAGAAAGCTTACACAGGCAACAGACGACACAAATAGCATTTTAAAAATAGTTGTTGAATTATCTAAAGAAATTTATAATCCCGAATATAAATTTTCAAAAGCTGGTGTTTTAATGCAGGATTTAACTAATAGCGAACATTTACAGCAATCAGTTATCAATTACAAATCTCAGAAAGAACTAAAAAAATCAGCAAATCTAATGAAAACTATTGATTTATTAAATAAAAGATTTAATAACAATGCAATTACATGGGCTATTACAAAAACTCCAAAATGTTGGACGATGAATAAAAATTTCTTAAGTCGCTCATCTACAACTGATATAGACCAGATTCCAACTATAGTAAAATAA
- a CDS encoding LexA family protein, whose protein sequence is MDFFNSTTKRFRIPLLNDSVSAGFPSPADDYTEENIDLNEHLISNPFSTFFLRVKGDSMINAGIKDKDLIIVDKSLIAKPGNIIIAMIDGEFTIKRLSIKNDELYLKAENNNYPDFRFKNHIDVQIWGVVIYSIHRY, encoded by the coding sequence TTGGATTTCTTTAATTCGACTACTAAAAGGTTTAGAATCCCCTTATTAAATGATTCGGTATCTGCAGGGTTTCCTTCTCCCGCAGATGACTATACGGAAGAAAATATTGATTTAAATGAACATTTAATATCTAATCCGTTTAGCACTTTTTTTCTTAGAGTTAAAGGTGACTCAATGATAAATGCAGGGATTAAAGATAAAGATTTAATAATAGTAGACAAGAGTTTAATCGCCAAGCCAGGGAATATTATCATTGCAATGATAGACGGGGAATTTACAATAAAAAGATTATCTATAAAAAATGATGAATTATATTTAAAAGCAGAAAACAATAATTATCCTGATTTTAGATTTAAAAACCATATTGATGTACAGATATGGGGAGTTGTTATTTATTCAATACATAGATATTGA
- a CDS encoding 23S rRNA (pseudouridine(1915)-N(3))-methyltransferase RlmH: MLQSNRFAIYAIGKIKKHWIRDGINQYKKRMPELIINELKTFNLNNLRSNNNIIIVLSEEGKQFNSIELCSLLLNFKNKKINFLIGDTDGISSDIKENSDLILSLSPLTFPHELARLILIEQIYRAVSISSNSPYHRS; the protein is encoded by the coding sequence ATGCTTCAGAGTAATAGATTCGCAATTTATGCTATTGGCAAAATAAAAAAACATTGGATTAGAGATGGAATTAATCAATATAAAAAAAGAATGCCTGAACTTATCATTAATGAGTTAAAGACTTTTAATTTAAATAATCTTAGATCCAACAACAATATTATTATCGTCCTAAGTGAAGAAGGAAAGCAGTTTAATTCAATTGAACTATGTTCTTTACTCTTAAATTTTAAAAATAAAAAAATTAATTTCTTAATCGGCGATACTGATGGAATAAGTTCAGATATTAAAGAAAATTCAGATCTTATACTAAGTCTTTCTCCTTTAACTTTTCCTCATGAATTAGCTAGATTAATTCTAATCGAACAAATCTATAGAGCTGTTTCTATATCCAGCAACTCCCCTTACCATCGTTCTTAA
- the rsmA gene encoding 16S rRNA (adenine(1518)-N(6)/adenine(1519)-N(6))-dimethyltransferase RsmA codes for MNSKNYHQKKRFGQHWLVNKKILEKIKEIAVLNENDFILEIGPGKGALTAKLLDSKIKKLHAVELDNDLINLLNDKFNNNDKFSLQHGDILSVNLDSINKKITKVIANIPYNITGPILDIFIGRLGIIRNCNYEKIIFLMQKDVVDRILSKEGSPNAGALSIRMQLLSKIKKICDVPPSSFSPPPKVFSSLVVFEPINDNLRLDISLEKYIDKLLRISFNSRRKMLRNTLNSILSNEEMNELSESSKVCFKLRPQDISINQWIKLAENCIKIKK; via the coding sequence ATGAATTCTAAAAACTATCATCAAAAAAAAAGATTTGGACAACACTGGTTGGTAAATAAAAAAATATTAGAAAAAATCAAAGAAATTGCTGTTCTTAATGAAAATGACTTTATTTTGGAAATTGGTCCAGGTAAAGGAGCTTTAACAGCTAAGTTATTAGATTCAAAAATTAAAAAATTACATGCAGTTGAATTAGATAATGATTTAATAAATTTATTAAATGATAAATTCAATAATAATGATAAGTTTTCACTTCAGCATGGAGATATTCTTTCTGTAAATTTAGATTCGATTAATAAAAAAATTACAAAAGTAATTGCAAATATTCCTTACAATATAACTGGCCCAATATTGGATATTTTTATAGGAAGATTGGGCATTATAAGAAACTGTAATTACGAAAAAATAATATTTTTAATGCAGAAAGACGTTGTGGATAGGATTTTGTCAAAAGAAGGAAGTCCCAATGCTGGTGCGCTTAGTATAAGAATGCAACTACTATCAAAAATTAAAAAAATTTGCGATGTCCCACCTTCATCATTTAGTCCGCCTCCAAAAGTTTTTTCTTCTTTAGTAGTTTTCGAACCCATTAATGATAATTTAAGATTAGACATTAGTCTAGAAAAATATATAGATAAACTTCTTAGAATTTCATTTAATTCAAGAAGAAAAATGCTTAGAAATACACTTAATTCAATACTTTCAAATGAAGAAATGAATGAATTATCTGAATCTTCAAAAGTTTGTTTTAAATTAAGACCACAAGATATTTCTATTAACCAATGGATTAAGCTTGCTGAAAATTGTATTAAAATTAAAAAATAA
- the ispE gene encoding 4-(cytidine 5'-diphospho)-2-C-methyl-D-erythritol kinase encodes MQDLAGKKIIIKSPAKINLHLEVIGKREDGFHELAMIMQNIDLFDYLEFQINNEGLIKLESDCTDLSLSSDNLIVKSANLLRKKLNIDCGANIFLRKNIPIGAGLAGGSSNAAATLIGLNKLWDLNVDQKTLFSLASTLGSDIPFFINGGIQLCFGRGEILEKLDSNFDYGVILLKNPNVSVSTAETYSKYSNRFCYQYLTNGEMIENIRNNLRDNGLNNLNFDKQHLTIKNDLQLVVENDNDSVKEALYLLSKLENCLTFSMSGSGPTCFAIFKDIETAKKELNANSKLFEDKGYDAWVCTFFEKGITFI; translated from the coding sequence ATGCAAGATTTAGCTGGAAAGAAAATTATTATAAAATCTCCTGCCAAAATAAATTTGCACCTTGAAGTTATTGGTAAAAGGGAGGATGGATTCCATGAGTTAGCAATGATTATGCAAAATATTGATCTTTTTGATTATTTAGAATTTCAAATAAATAATGAAGGTTTAATTAAACTTGAATCTGATTGTACTGACTTAAGCTTATCAAGTGATAACTTAATTGTTAAATCGGCAAATCTATTAAGGAAAAAATTAAATATAGATTGCGGTGCGAATATATTTTTAAGAAAAAATATTCCAATTGGAGCAGGATTAGCTGGTGGATCTAGTAATGCAGCAGCAACATTAATAGGTCTTAATAAATTATGGGATTTGAATGTAGATCAAAAAACTTTGTTTTCATTAGCATCAACTTTAGGATCTGATATTCCTTTTTTTATAAATGGTGGTATTCAATTATGTTTTGGAAGAGGCGAAATTTTAGAGAAATTAGATTCAAACTTTGATTATGGTGTAATTCTTTTAAAAAATCCAAATGTATCGGTATCTACTGCTGAAACTTATAGTAAATATAGCAACAGATTTTGTTATCAATATCTTACTAATGGAGAAATGATTGAGAACATAAGAAATAATTTAAGAGATAATGGCTTAAATAACCTAAATTTTGATAAACAACATTTAACTATAAAAAATGATTTGCAGTTAGTTGTTGAAAATGACAATGATTCTGTAAAAGAGGCATTATATTTACTTTCTAAATTAGAGAATTGTCTGACATTTTCCATGAGTGGATCAGGCCCTACATGCTTTGCAATCTTTAAAGATATAGAGACTGCTAAAAAAGAATTAAATGCAAACTCTAAATTATTTGAAGATAAAGGTTACGATGCATGGGTTTGCACTTTCTTTGAAAAGGGAATAACATTCATTTAA
- a CDS encoding DUF3082 domain-containing protein yields MADNSNENIENNIPEKGPLNFIIGSLTSFLLFIIFYFLSNKIAIYFSIHKPSNSSEIVQNISSSINTLIIGLSFLLTFSFAFIGIGLFIVFIRSFFLKKI; encoded by the coding sequence GTGGCTGATAATAGTAATGAGAATATTGAAAATAATATTCCGGAAAAAGGGCCGTTAAATTTTATTATTGGATCATTAACCAGTTTTTTATTATTTATAATTTTTTATTTTTTAAGTAATAAAATAGCAATTTATTTTTCAATACATAAACCATCTAATTCTTCTGAAATAGTCCAAAATATTTCTTCTAGTATTAACACTTTAATAATTGGATTATCTTTTTTGCTAACCTTTTCTTTTGCCTTTATTGGTATTGGACTTTTTATTGTATTTATTCGCAGTTTTTTTCTGAAGAAAATTTAA
- a CDS encoding pyruvate dehydrogenase complex E1 component subunit beta yields MAGTLLFNALKEAIDEEMANDLNVCVMGEDVGQYGGSYKVTKDLYEKYGELRVLDTPIAENSFTGMAVGAAMTGLRPIVEGMNMGFLLLAFNQISNNMGMLRYTSGGNYKIPAVVRGPGGVGRQLGAEHSQRLEAYFHAVPGIKIVACSTPTNAKGLMKAAIRDDNPVLFFEHVLLYNLSEELPEGDYTCALDQADVVKEGKDITLLTYSRMRHHCLKAVEELEKKGIDVELIDLISLKPFDIQTISKSIRKTNKVIIVEECMKTGGIGAELIALITEECFDDLDARPIRLSSQDIPTPYNGNLENLTIIQPHQIVEKVEDLISGSI; encoded by the coding sequence GTGGCTGGAACATTATTATTCAATGCTTTGAAAGAGGCTATTGATGAAGAGATGGCAAATGATTTAAATGTTTGCGTTATGGGGGAAGATGTTGGTCAATATGGAGGATCTTATAAAGTAACTAAGGATTTATATGAAAAATATGGAGAGTTAAGAGTCTTAGATACCCCAATTGCAGAGAATAGTTTTACTGGTATGGCTGTTGGCGCAGCAATGACTGGGTTAAGACCAATAGTAGAAGGAATGAATATGGGTTTCTTGCTTTTGGCTTTTAATCAGATATCAAATAATATGGGAATGCTTAGATATACAAGCGGCGGAAATTATAAGATACCAGCAGTTGTTCGAGGTCCTGGAGGAGTTGGTCGCCAACTAGGTGCTGAACATAGTCAAAGACTTGAAGCATATTTTCATGCAGTTCCAGGTATTAAGATTGTTGCATGTAGTACTCCTACAAATGCTAAAGGTTTAATGAAAGCAGCTATAAGAGATGATAATCCCGTTCTATTTTTCGAACATGTTCTCCTATACAATTTATCTGAAGAATTACCTGAGGGGGATTATACATGCGCTTTAGATCAGGCTGACGTTGTAAAAGAAGGTAAAGATATTACTTTATTGACTTATTCAAGAATGAGACATCACTGCCTTAAAGCGGTTGAAGAATTAGAAAAAAAAGGAATAGATGTTGAGTTAATTGATCTAATAAGTTTAAAACCATTTGATATTCAAACCATCTCAAAATCGATAAGAAAAACAAATAAAGTTATTATTGTTGAAGAATGTATGAAGACTGGAGGTATTGGTGCAGAATTAATTGCCTTGATAACAGAAGAGTGTTTTGACGATCTTGATGCCCGACCAATTAGATTATCTAGTCAGGATATTCCAACTCCTTATAATGGAAATCTTGAGAATTTGACAATAATCCAACCACATCAAATAGTTGAAAAAGTTGAAGATTTAATTAGTGGGAGTATATAG
- the secD gene encoding protein translocase subunit SecD produces MKRRQGWLFFIIFLLTLSVYLLINYPLQLGLDLQGGSQLTLQIIKEEGKVTRDELEAVNSVIDRRVNNLGVSESNLQTLGGDQLILELPGEQNPLVASRVLGKTALLEFRTQKEGTSTDLKTLQLQRFSIKELIEKYSSTEKSQYDDNFLKIIEGDLKVIEQELNYSSTSNDLFGKLIEIKKYINNEITNLFIKTDLSGKDLINAGRRQEQTNSNWEVLLTFSNSGGEKFAEITKSIAGTNQLLAIILDGESISEASVGNQFANTGITGGSATISGNFSAENARELEVQLKGGSLPLPIEIVETNTIGALLGSKNILKSLYAAISGLIFVGIFMIFNYRILGFVSVLSLVLYGFFNLALYSLIPVTLTLPGISGLILSIGMAVDANILIFERIREELYDGNTLTRSIDSGFQRANSSIIDGHITTLLSCFVLFLLGTNFVKGFAATLGIGVLISLFTSLNCSKTILRFFTTYQSLRQKNLYLPRNNFSN; encoded by the coding sequence ATGAAAAGAAGGCAAGGTTGGCTTTTCTTTATTATATTTTTACTTACTTTATCTGTTTATTTATTAATAAATTATCCCTTACAGTTGGGATTGGATTTACAAGGGGGTTCTCAACTTACACTACAAATTATTAAAGAGGAAGGTAAGGTAACAAGGGATGAACTTGAAGCAGTTAATTCTGTTATAGATAGACGTGTTAACAATTTAGGGGTTTCTGAGTCTAACTTGCAAACCCTTGGTGGTGATCAATTGATTTTAGAATTACCTGGAGAACAAAATCCATTAGTTGCTTCAAGGGTTTTAGGTAAAACTGCTTTATTAGAATTTAGAACTCAAAAAGAAGGAACATCTACAGATTTAAAAACTCTGCAACTACAAAGATTTAGTATTAAAGAATTAATTGAAAAATATTCATCTACAGAAAAAAGTCAATATGACGATAATTTCCTAAAAATTATAGAAGGTGATCTTAAAGTGATTGAGCAAGAATTAAATTATTCTTCTACTAGTAATGATTTGTTTGGGAAGTTAATTGAAATCAAAAAGTACATTAATAATGAAATTACAAATTTATTTATTAAAACTGATTTATCTGGAAAAGATCTTATTAATGCAGGAAGGAGACAAGAACAAACAAATAGTAATTGGGAAGTTTTACTAACTTTTAGTAATTCAGGAGGTGAAAAATTTGCAGAAATTACAAAGTCAATTGCTGGCACTAATCAACTATTGGCTATCATTCTAGATGGCGAATCAATAAGTGAAGCTAGTGTTGGCAATCAATTTGCAAATACTGGGATTACAGGTGGATCAGCAACAATAAGCGGTAATTTTAGTGCTGAAAATGCTAGAGAGTTAGAAGTTCAACTTAAAGGAGGTTCATTGCCATTGCCAATTGAAATAGTTGAAACTAACACTATCGGAGCTCTTTTGGGATCCAAGAATATTTTAAAAAGTCTTTATGCAGCTATTAGTGGATTAATTTTTGTTGGTATATTTATGATTTTTAATTATAGAATTTTAGGATTTGTTTCAGTTCTTTCTCTAGTACTTTATGGTTTCTTTAACTTAGCCCTATATTCTTTAATTCCTGTAACTTTGACTTTGCCTGGAATATCTGGGCTTATACTTAGCATTGGGATGGCTGTCGATGCTAATATTCTAATATTTGAGAGAATAAGAGAAGAATTATATGATGGTAATACTCTTACAAGATCTATTGATAGTGGTTTTCAAAGAGCTAATTCATCCATAATTGATGGCCATATTACAACCCTTCTAAGTTGTTTTGTATTGTTTTTATTAGGAACAAATTTTGTTAAAGGTTTTGCTGCAACATTAGGTATTGGAGTCTTAATAAGTTTGTTTACCTCATTAAATTGTTCTAAAACAATTTTGCGTTTTTTTACAACATATCAATCTTTAAGACAGAAAAATCTCTATCTTCCCAGAAATAATTTTTCAAATTAA